One window from the genome of Polynucleobacter sp. MWH-Svant-W18 encodes:
- a CDS encoding dienelactone hydrolase family protein, giving the protein MTENIQKSRRGFIKTSALGATALGVGFVSASEPVLAAAIETDFNGLKAGEQMIPVGSFQMPAYVSRPQNAKGSLPIIIVVSEIFGVHEYIADVTRRFAKLGYLAIAPEFFARAGDPNTYGTIAEIFTNIISKTPDSQVLNDLQAALVWAGKNGGDLKRVGVTGFCWGGRITWLSATLPQVRAGVAWYGRLIGEKTEGNPRHPVDIAADLKAPVLGLYGAADTGISLESIEQMKAALAQAAPKNPVAKACQFEIYPDAPHAFHADYRASYREGPAKDGWEKCLAWFKKNGVA; this is encoded by the coding sequence ATGACGGAAAATATACAAAAGAGTCGCAGAGGCTTCATTAAAACTTCAGCACTGGGGGCAACTGCTCTGGGTGTTGGGTTTGTATCAGCATCTGAGCCGGTATTAGCGGCTGCCATTGAGACTGATTTCAATGGCCTTAAAGCGGGCGAGCAAATGATTCCAGTGGGCAGCTTTCAGATGCCTGCCTATGTATCGCGCCCTCAAAATGCAAAAGGATCTTTGCCCATCATTATTGTGGTGAGTGAAATCTTTGGCGTTCACGAATATATTGCCGACGTCACACGTCGTTTTGCAAAGCTTGGATATCTTGCAATTGCCCCAGAGTTTTTTGCTCGTGCGGGTGACCCCAATACTTATGGAACGATTGCTGAAATCTTTACCAACATTATTTCTAAAACCCCCGATTCACAGGTATTGAATGATCTTCAGGCTGCTTTAGTGTGGGCAGGAAAGAATGGCGGAGACCTCAAAAGAGTTGGCGTAACGGGATTTTGTTGGGGCGGTCGGATTACCTGGTTATCGGCAACATTGCCTCAAGTTCGGGCTGGTGTTGCTTGGTACGGTCGCTTGATTGGAGAGAAGACTGAGGGTAATCCTCGTCATCCCGTGGATATTGCCGCCGATTTAAAGGCACCAGTGCTTGGTTTGTATGGTGCTGCTGATACTGGTATTTCTTTAGAGAGTATTGAGCAGATGAAAGCAGCTTTGGCCCAAGCTGCACCGAAAAATCCAGTTGCTAAAGCTTGTCAGTTCGAGATCTACCCTGACGCTCCACATGCCTTCCATGCTGACTATCGCGCCTCTTATCGTGAGGGGCCGGCAAAAGATGGCTGGGAAAAATGTCTGGCTTGGTTCAAGAAAAATGGCGTAGCTTAA
- the polA gene encoding DNA polymerase I, whose translation MTKHRLLLVDGSSYLYRAFHAMPDLRNGAGEPTGAIYGMVNMMRRARSELKADHIACVFDAKGKTFRDEMYSEYKAHRSPMPEDLVKQIEPIHAIVKALGWPVLMVSGVEADDVIGTLACQATEAGWETIISTGDKDLAQLVNPSVTLINTMTNEKLDINGVIEKFGVPPERIVDYLSIIGDAVDNVPGVPKAGPKTANKWLAEFGDLDNLMANADQVKGVVGENLRASLTWLPQARQLITVKTDCDLSPYLPGLDDLHAKSEDATLLRELFERYAFKTWLRDVEKQLTGPADGDSRPAPSFDLAGTPIAAAGTEGKIPAKRSTDIASAPTKEISQEVRDLQGAVEKHYECIVDEAGLEKWMQKIASAELTAVDTETTSLDALAAELVGISLSVKPGEACYIPVAHRNGEVQLDRAKVLARMKPWLESKSNLKVGQNLKYDSHIFANYGITLNGIAFDTLLESYVLESHLPHNMDSLAERHLGMKTIRYEEVCGKGVHQIGFDQVDLKIATDYAAEDADITLRLHLALWPQIQENPGLLYIYEKIEMPAMRVLGIMERNGIRIDSALLAQQGQQVGKRLLELEGEIHQLAGQPFNIQSPKQIAEILFGQLELPVIKKTPSGAPSTDEEVLQKLAEDYPLPARILDYRSLAKLMSTYIEKLPRMADPKTGRVHTNFSQATAVTGRLASSDPNLQNIPVRTEEGRRIREAFVPADGCKLLSADYSQIELRIMAHIAEDENLLAAFRDGKDVHQATAAEIFGVPLDEVSSEQRRYAKVINFGLIYGMSAFGLAGNLGIERSAAQNYIAKYFDRYPGVAQYMERTRLEARENGYVETVFGRRLWLPEIKGSNGPRRQGAERAAINAPMQGTAADLIKLAMIAVEDWLEKEQLKTKLLLQVHDELVLDVPVDEIDLVKSKLPGLMCNVAQLKVPLLVSIGIGDNWEEAH comes from the coding sequence ATGACTAAACATAGACTCTTATTGGTAGACGGTTCTAGCTACCTCTACCGTGCCTTTCACGCCATGCCAGACCTGAGAAATGGGGCTGGGGAGCCTACTGGGGCTATCTATGGCATGGTCAATATGATGCGGCGCGCCAGATCAGAGCTGAAGGCAGACCATATTGCCTGTGTTTTTGATGCCAAAGGCAAGACTTTTAGGGATGAGATGTATTCCGAGTACAAGGCCCATCGCTCTCCAATGCCTGAGGATCTGGTCAAACAAATCGAGCCTATTCATGCGATTGTGAAGGCCTTGGGTTGGCCAGTTTTAATGGTGTCTGGTGTAGAGGCCGATGACGTCATTGGCACTTTGGCCTGTCAAGCCACAGAAGCAGGTTGGGAAACCATCATCTCGACTGGTGATAAAGACTTAGCGCAATTGGTCAATCCATCAGTGACTCTCATTAATACCATGACGAACGAGAAGTTGGACATCAATGGAGTCATTGAGAAGTTTGGCGTCCCACCTGAGCGTATTGTGGATTACCTTTCCATTATTGGTGATGCAGTAGATAACGTACCCGGCGTTCCAAAGGCTGGACCAAAGACTGCAAACAAGTGGTTAGCTGAGTTTGGCGATCTTGATAACTTAATGGCCAATGCAGATCAAGTCAAAGGTGTAGTGGGGGAAAATCTACGCGCCTCTTTAACGTGGTTACCACAAGCACGTCAACTCATTACCGTGAAAACGGATTGTGATTTATCTCCGTATTTACCAGGTCTAGATGATCTTCATGCAAAGTCTGAAGATGCGACTTTGCTGCGTGAATTATTTGAGCGTTATGCATTTAAAACTTGGCTACGCGATGTAGAAAAGCAGCTCACAGGACCAGCTGATGGGGATTCTAGGCCGGCTCCTAGTTTCGATTTAGCAGGCACGCCGATTGCCGCTGCAGGCACAGAGGGAAAGATTCCCGCTAAAAGATCTACAGATATTGCAAGTGCACCAACAAAAGAAATTTCCCAGGAAGTGAGAGATTTACAAGGCGCTGTTGAAAAACATTATGAATGTATTGTTGATGAAGCTGGTTTAGAAAAGTGGATGCAGAAAATTGCATCTGCAGAACTTACTGCGGTAGATACAGAAACAACCAGTCTTGATGCTTTAGCAGCAGAACTCGTGGGAATTTCTTTATCAGTGAAGCCCGGTGAAGCTTGTTACATTCCCGTGGCACATCGTAATGGTGAAGTGCAATTGGATCGTGCTAAGGTACTTGCTCGTATGAAGCCTTGGTTAGAAAGTAAATCGAATTTAAAGGTAGGGCAAAACTTAAAATACGACAGCCATATTTTCGCAAACTATGGCATTACCTTAAATGGCATTGCATTCGATACCTTACTGGAATCTTATGTGTTGGAGTCTCACCTGCCACACAATATGGATAGCTTGGCTGAGCGCCATTTGGGGATGAAGACTATTCGTTATGAAGAGGTCTGCGGGAAGGGCGTGCATCAAATTGGATTTGATCAAGTAGACCTGAAAATTGCGACAGACTATGCGGCTGAGGATGCTGACATTACATTGCGCTTACATTTGGCACTATGGCCGCAGATTCAGGAAAATCCTGGTTTGCTATACATCTATGAAAAGATTGAAATGCCTGCAATGCGCGTCTTGGGCATCATGGAGCGCAATGGTATTCGGATTGATTCGGCCTTACTGGCTCAGCAGGGTCAGCAAGTGGGCAAACGCCTTTTAGAGCTCGAGGGAGAGATTCATCAACTAGCAGGACAACCCTTCAATATTCAATCGCCGAAGCAAATCGCCGAAATTCTATTTGGTCAGCTCGAATTACCGGTGATTAAAAAAACCCCTTCGGGCGCACCTTCAACTGACGAAGAGGTGCTGCAAAAGTTGGCTGAAGACTATCCATTGCCAGCACGCATTTTGGACTATCGCAGCTTAGCCAAGTTGATGTCTACTTATATTGAGAAATTGCCGCGAATGGCCGATCCTAAGACGGGGCGCGTCCATACCAATTTTTCTCAAGCCACTGCGGTTACAGGGCGCCTCGCATCTAGCGATCCTAATTTACAGAACATTCCGGTACGTACTGAAGAGGGTCGTCGTATTCGTGAGGCATTTGTACCCGCTGATGGTTGTAAGTTGCTTTCAGCTGACTACTCTCAAATTGAATTGCGCATCATGGCGCATATTGCTGAAGATGAAAATTTATTGGCAGCCTTTAGGGATGGTAAGGATGTTCACCAAGCCACTGCAGCAGAGATTTTTGGTGTTCCATTGGATGAAGTCAGTTCTGAGCAGCGGCGTTACGCCAAGGTGATTAACTTTGGCCTTATCTATGGCATGAGTGCATTTGGTTTGGCTGGTAATTTAGGCATTGAGCGCTCTGCCGCACAAAACTATATTGCCAAATATTTTGATCGTTATCCAGGAGTAGCTCAATACATGGAGCGAACCCGTCTAGAGGCTCGTGAGAATGGTTACGTAGAGACGGTCTTTGGGCGACGCCTGTGGTTGCCAGAGATTAAGGGTTCCAACGGCCCACGTCGGCAAGGTGCCGAGCGAGCTGCGATTAATGCGCCGATGCAAGGCACTGCTGCAGATTTGATTAAGCTGGCGATGATTGCGGTGGAGGATTGGTTAGAAAAAGAACAGTTGAAAACTAAATTGCTTCTGCAGGTTCATGATGAATTGGTATTAGATGTTCCTGTAGATGAAATTGATCTAGTGAAATCAAAATTACCTGGGTTGATGTGCAATGTTGCCCAGCTGAAAGTGCCTTTGCTAGTGAGCATTGGGATTGGCGATAATTGGGAAGAAGCGCATTAG
- a CDS encoding homoserine kinase, with protein sequence MAVFTPIELAEISPWISQEFNIGEATGIRGIHGGIENSNFFLDTLKDGEKQEYVLTIFERLTAEQLPYYLEFMRHLANQGIPVPKPIENHQGQILFSLKGKPAAIVSKLPGLSRLEPEAKHCAMVGEMLAKMHLAGKDFPKTQENLRSLGWWQQTIPLVLPHLNGSQKDLLTHELAAQEAFFSSAAYDVLPQGASHCDLFRDNVLFDPKGSSDTSQDQLGGFFDFYFAGTDKWLFDLAVTVNDWCLADNKQDLDPVRFDALMKAYQAVRPLTREEQASWTLMVRAAALRFWVSRLWDFYLPRDAQMLTPHDPAHFERILLSRRSL encoded by the coding sequence ATGGCTGTATTTACTCCGATTGAACTTGCTGAGATCTCACCGTGGATCTCGCAAGAATTCAATATTGGGGAAGCAACAGGAATACGCGGCATCCATGGTGGAATTGAAAACTCCAACTTCTTCCTAGACACTCTCAAGGATGGTGAAAAACAAGAATATGTTCTCACCATTTTTGAAAGACTCACTGCCGAGCAACTCCCTTACTACCTTGAATTCATGCGCCATTTGGCTAACCAGGGCATTCCAGTCCCTAAGCCGATTGAGAACCATCAAGGTCAAATTTTATTTTCACTGAAAGGTAAACCGGCCGCAATTGTTAGCAAGCTGCCAGGATTATCAAGACTTGAGCCAGAAGCAAAACACTGCGCCATGGTTGGTGAGATGTTGGCCAAGATGCATTTAGCTGGAAAAGATTTTCCAAAAACCCAGGAGAATCTACGCAGTCTAGGCTGGTGGCAACAAACCATTCCTTTGGTATTGCCTCATTTAAATGGATCACAAAAAGATTTACTGACACACGAGCTCGCTGCACAAGAAGCATTTTTTAGCTCCGCAGCATATGATGTACTTCCGCAAGGGGCCAGCCACTGCGATCTTTTTCGTGACAACGTGTTATTCGATCCCAAAGGATCCTCAGATACCTCACAAGATCAATTGGGCGGCTTCTTTGATTTCTATTTTGCAGGTACAGACAAGTGGCTATTTGACTTAGCAGTAACCGTGAATGATTGGTGTCTCGCAGACAACAAACAAGATTTAGACCCTGTTCGCTTTGATGCACTGATGAAGGCCTATCAAGCAGTTCGCCCGCTAACCAGAGAAGAACAGGCTAGCTGGACATTGATGGTACGTGCTGCAGCACTGCGCTTTTGGGTATCCCGTCTTTGGGATTTTTATCTTCCAAGAGATGCGCAAATGTTAACGCCTCATGATCCAGCCCACTTTGAACGCATTCTTCTTAGCCGCCGCTCATTATGA
- a CDS encoding BPSS1780 family membrane protein: protein MKLNSVTSSEGYTWIKQGIWLFKQNPLGFLMLVFMYVFVAQLALMVPVIGVFAVLLLTPTLAVGFMTACRQAIQKERISPAVYLIALRSGSLVRRRMLQLGLVYAALILLLSFALSLLVDFELLLPLMTSDQVITPEALRQIYWVLFFGAILYIPVAMLMWFSPVLVAWADMSIAQSLFSSFLACWTNKAAFSIYLAIWAAVLVAIPLTVGMIFDAIDLGQVASFIIAPISMAGLTVMHCSFYATWKACFTEDLVTISQ, encoded by the coding sequence ATGAAACTCAATTCCGTCACTTCAAGTGAAGGCTATACCTGGATAAAACAGGGTATTTGGCTTTTTAAACAAAATCCCCTCGGCTTTCTCATGCTGGTCTTTATGTATGTGTTTGTTGCGCAGTTAGCACTGATGGTGCCAGTGATTGGTGTATTCGCTGTTTTGCTACTAACGCCCACTTTAGCGGTAGGTTTTATGACAGCATGCCGCCAAGCAATTCAAAAAGAACGTATTAGTCCAGCAGTGTATTTAATTGCCCTTAGGTCTGGCAGCTTAGTGCGTCGACGCATGCTCCAACTGGGCTTAGTCTATGCAGCCCTAATACTACTTCTCAGCTTTGCCTTGAGTCTCTTGGTAGATTTTGAGTTACTGCTACCGCTCATGACGAGTGATCAAGTTATCACCCCAGAAGCTCTTCGCCAGATTTATTGGGTACTTTTTTTTGGGGCTATTCTGTATATTCCTGTGGCCATGTTGATGTGGTTTTCCCCTGTACTCGTAGCATGGGCTGATATGTCGATTGCACAGTCTCTCTTCTCTAGCTTCTTAGCCTGCTGGACGAATAAGGCAGCTTTTTCTATCTATCTGGCGATCTGGGCTGCAGTTCTAGTGGCTATCCCACTGACAGTGGGAATGATTTTTGATGCTATCGATCTGGGGCAAGTTGCATCGTTCATCATTGCGCCAATTTCCATGGCGGGCTTAACAGTCATGCACTGCTCATTCTATGCAACTTGGAAAGCTTGCTTTACCGAAGACCTGGTGACTATCAGTCAATAG
- a CDS encoding UvrD-helicase domain-containing protein: MYSDLLANLNPEQREAVTLPPVNEDGQAQSALILAGAGSGKTRVLTTRIAWLIQTGQVSPIGVLAVTFTNKAAKEMMVRLSAMLPINTRGMWIGTFHGLCNRLLRAHHKEAGLPSTFQILDTQDQLSAIKRLLKGLKVDDEKYPAKQLQYFIAHAKERGQRAKDLAIGDDFQAKMAQLYAAYDEKCQREGVVDFAELLLRSYELLKHSEAIRTHYQERFRHILIDEFQDTNALQYAWLKLLSGHDASRVNVSGAGSSSVFAVGDDDQSIYAFRGADVENMRLYEKQFHPMLVKLEQNYRSHGHILDTANHLIANNSERLGKNLRTDAGHGEPVRIFDAPSDHAEAAWLVDEIKALVNSGIKRTEIALLYRSNAQSRIIEHALFSAAIPYRVYGGLRFFERAEIKHALAYLRLLENPNDDTSFSRVVNFPTRGIGARSIEALQDAARSQQSSLYTAASSLEGKAGAALGGFVRLVDHMREATRHNTLPETVEFVIQHSGLIQHYLSEREGQDRVENLQELINAATAFIAEEGYGQDAVAAMLPGENAPGVVEVSPLAAFLSHASLEAGDNQAQAGQDAVQLMTVHSAKGLEFTSVFITGLEEGLFPHENSVNEQNGLEEERRLMYVAITRAKERLYLSHTQSRMLHGQVRYNMPSRFLEELPADSLKWLTPKAKDARWGGSNRGGSTWQDGYTRQREYESNDFFDSGSEQRPVKRVGSAAMEVKRLASPPRGNYPFKIGQNVFHTKFGEGRVTGLEGVDADARAQVSFKRHGVKWLQLSIAKLAAID, encoded by the coding sequence ATGTACTCAGACTTGCTCGCCAACCTTAATCCCGAACAGCGCGAGGCAGTGACCCTTCCTCCCGTAAATGAAGATGGCCAGGCCCAGTCAGCCTTGATTTTGGCTGGAGCGGGAAGTGGCAAGACCCGCGTCCTAACTACCCGGATCGCCTGGTTGATTCAGACTGGCCAAGTTTCCCCAATAGGGGTCTTGGCAGTGACTTTCACGAATAAGGCCGCTAAAGAGATGATGGTGCGCTTAAGTGCGATGTTGCCTATCAACACCAGGGGGATGTGGATTGGCACTTTCCATGGCCTCTGTAATCGTTTATTGCGGGCTCACCATAAAGAAGCTGGCTTACCATCCACTTTCCAAATTCTGGATACCCAAGATCAGCTATCGGCAATCAAGCGTCTTTTAAAAGGCTTGAAGGTTGATGATGAAAAGTATCCAGCTAAGCAGCTGCAGTACTTTATTGCTCACGCTAAAGAGCGTGGCCAACGTGCCAAGGATTTAGCGATTGGAGATGACTTTCAGGCAAAGATGGCGCAACTGTATGCGGCCTATGATGAGAAGTGTCAGCGTGAAGGAGTGGTAGATTTTGCAGAACTTCTCTTGCGTAGCTATGAACTCCTCAAACATAGCGAAGCCATTCGCACGCATTATCAAGAGCGCTTTCGGCACATCTTGATTGATGAGTTTCAAGACACTAATGCTTTGCAGTACGCTTGGTTAAAACTACTTTCAGGCCATGATGCTAGTCGTGTCAATGTGAGTGGGGCAGGAAGCAGCTCGGTATTCGCGGTTGGTGACGATGATCAAAGTATTTATGCTTTCCGAGGCGCAGACGTCGAGAATATGCGTCTCTATGAAAAACAATTTCATCCTATGTTGGTCAAGCTGGAGCAAAACTATCGCTCGCATGGCCATATTCTAGATACGGCAAATCACTTGATTGCCAACAACTCAGAACGTCTTGGTAAAAACCTCAGAACAGATGCAGGTCATGGTGAACCAGTCCGTATTTTTGATGCGCCCAGCGATCATGCCGAAGCAGCTTGGCTAGTTGATGAAATTAAAGCACTGGTAAATAGTGGAATTAAGCGTACTGAAATCGCCCTCTTATATCGTAGCAATGCACAGTCACGCATCATCGAACATGCACTATTTTCAGCTGCTATTCCATACCGCGTGTATGGCGGATTGCGATTCTTCGAGCGCGCAGAAATTAAGCATGCTCTTGCTTATCTACGACTTCTTGAAAATCCAAACGATGACACCTCATTCTCGCGGGTTGTGAATTTCCCAACGCGGGGTATCGGCGCAAGATCTATCGAAGCTTTGCAAGACGCTGCCAGAAGTCAGCAATCGTCTTTGTATACGGCTGCTTCATCCTTGGAAGGTAAGGCAGGAGCTGCGCTTGGCGGTTTTGTGCGCTTGGTGGATCATATGCGAGAAGCCACCCGACATAACACCTTGCCTGAGACAGTCGAGTTTGTGATTCAGCATAGCGGCTTAATTCAGCACTATTTATCTGAGCGCGAGGGTCAAGATCGTGTTGAAAACTTACAAGAATTAATCAATGCAGCAACGGCATTTATTGCGGAAGAGGGTTATGGCCAAGATGCGGTCGCAGCGATGCTGCCTGGTGAGAATGCGCCTGGTGTCGTCGAAGTCTCACCATTAGCCGCCTTTCTGTCCCATGCTTCACTAGAGGCTGGTGATAACCAGGCACAAGCCGGTCAAGATGCAGTGCAATTGATGACTGTGCATTCTGCGAAAGGCTTAGAGTTCACATCCGTCTTTATTACCGGGCTTGAGGAGGGATTATTTCCTCATGAAAATAGTGTGAATGAGCAAAATGGTTTAGAGGAAGAGCGGCGTCTGATGTATGTTGCGATCACACGTGCCAAAGAGCGTCTGTATCTCTCACATACCCAGTCACGTATGTTGCATGGACAAGTTCGCTACAACATGCCATCACGTTTTCTAGAAGAACTGCCCGCCGACTCCCTAAAGTGGCTCACCCCAAAAGCAAAAGACGCCCGTTGGGGCGGTAGTAATAGAGGGGGATCTACCTGGCAAGACGGTTACACGCGACAGCGGGAGTATGAGTCAAATGACTTTTTTGATTCGGGTAGTGAACAAAGGCCAGTCAAACGAGTGGGCTCTGCTGCAATGGAGGTTAAGCGTTTAGCATCTCCACCGCGTGGTAATTATCCATTTAAGATTGGTCAAAATGTATTTCACACAAAGTTTGGTGAAGGACGCGTGACCGGTTTAGAAGGAGTAGATGCTGATGCGCGCGCTCAAGTTAGTTTTAAACGCCATGGCGTGAAATGGCTACAACTGAGTATTGCAAAGCTTGCGGCTATTGACTGA
- a CDS encoding valine--tRNA ligase, with amino-acid sequence MPNASNTPNSPATSSVDELAKSYEPAPIEAYWGPEWESRGIANATMLEGKENFSIQLPPPNVTGTLHMGHAFNQTIMDGLVRHARMSGKNTLWVPGTDHAGIATQIVVERQLDAQKVSRHDLGREKFLEKVWQWKEASGNTITRQIRRLGASIDWGKEYFTMDSKMSKAVVEVFVRLHEQGLIYRGKRLVNWDPVLGTAVSDLEVASEEEDGSMWHIRYPLTDGSGHLTVATTRPETLLGDVAVMVNPEDERYKHLIGKSVNLPLCNRPIPIIADDYVDLNFGTGVVKVTPAHDFNDYAVGQRHQLPMINILTLDAKINENAPAAYQGMERFAARKQVVADLDAAGLLEKVQPHKLMVPRGDRTQTIIEPMLTDQWFVAMSKPSPDNQYQPGSSIAGAALDAVTKGDIKLVPENWINTYTQWLENIQDWCISRQLWWGHQIPAWYGDDGQIFVARSEEEAKTKAAASGYTGKLNRDPDVLDTWFSSALVPFSSLGWPEETPALNHFLPSSVLVTGFDIIFFWVARMVMMTCHFTGKVPFHTVYVHGLVRDAEGQKMSKSKGNTLDPIDLIDGIQIDDLVSKRTTGLMNPKQAESISKKTKKEFPEGIPAFGTDALRFTFASLASLGRNINFDQKRCEGYRNFCNKLWNATRFVLMNCPGSDEDNGFAPCDNQCGPDGYLDFSPADRWIVSQLQRTEAEVAKGFENYRFDNIASSIYQFVWDEYCDWYLELAKVQLQTGTPAQQRATRRTLLRVLETILRMAHPLIPFITETLWQTVGPKSGKDLAKQEKQSIALQPYPVAQADKIDEQSEAWVAQIKAIVDACRNLRGEMQVPPGQKVPLWISGPEAFLQKVTPYLLALAKLSEVKIYQDESALEKDAPDAPMALVGDLKLLLKIEVDVGAERVRLGKEIERLANEITKARSKLGNESFVARAPVDVVAQEKQRLAGFEQNHEKLVAQLERLK; translated from the coding sequence ATGCCAAATGCCTCAAATACCCCTAATTCACCAGCGACCAGCTCAGTAGATGAGCTCGCTAAATCCTATGAACCCGCCCCAATAGAAGCCTACTGGGGTCCAGAGTGGGAAAGCCGGGGAATTGCCAATGCAACGATGCTTGAGGGCAAGGAGAATTTTTCTATTCAGCTCCCGCCGCCAAATGTGACGGGCACCCTCCACATGGGACATGCTTTTAACCAAACCATCATGGATGGTCTAGTTCGACACGCCCGCATGTCTGGCAAAAATACTTTATGGGTTCCTGGAACCGACCATGCAGGTATCGCGACTCAAATTGTGGTTGAGCGTCAGCTCGATGCGCAAAAAGTTTCTCGCCATGACTTGGGTCGTGAAAAGTTTTTAGAAAAAGTTTGGCAGTGGAAAGAAGCTTCCGGCAATACGATCACCCGACAAATTCGTCGCTTAGGCGCTTCGATCGATTGGGGTAAAGAATATTTCACCATGGATAGCAAGATGTCCAAAGCAGTAGTTGAGGTATTTGTGCGCTTGCATGAGCAGGGCTTGATTTATCGCGGCAAACGCTTGGTGAACTGGGATCCTGTGTTGGGTACCGCTGTATCGGACCTAGAAGTGGCCAGCGAAGAAGAAGATGGCTCGATGTGGCATATCCGTTATCCACTGACCGATGGCTCTGGTCATCTAACCGTTGCCACCACTCGCCCGGAGACCCTGCTGGGTGACGTTGCGGTGATGGTGAACCCAGAAGATGAGCGTTATAAGCATCTGATTGGAAAATCAGTCAACTTACCCTTATGCAATCGTCCAATTCCCATCATTGCAGATGATTATGTTGATCTGAACTTTGGTACTGGTGTAGTTAAGGTTACCCCTGCGCATGACTTTAATGACTATGCAGTAGGTCAACGTCATCAATTACCAATGATCAATATTCTGACATTGGACGCCAAGATTAATGAGAATGCACCTGCCGCCTACCAGGGCATGGAGCGTTTTGCTGCTCGCAAACAAGTTGTTGCTGATTTGGATGCCGCTGGTTTATTAGAAAAAGTACAGCCACATAAACTGATGGTACCTCGTGGTGATCGCACCCAAACCATTATTGAGCCCATGCTCACTGATCAGTGGTTTGTGGCAATGTCTAAGCCTAGCCCAGATAACCAATATCAACCTGGTTCATCAATTGCTGGTGCTGCATTAGATGCCGTGACAAAAGGTGACATCAAACTTGTTCCAGAAAATTGGATCAATACCTACACACAGTGGCTAGAAAATATTCAGGACTGGTGCATTTCTCGTCAACTCTGGTGGGGTCACCAAATCCCTGCTTGGTATGGCGATGACGGTCAAATCTTCGTAGCTCGTTCAGAGGAAGAAGCCAAGACAAAGGCTGCAGCTTCAGGCTATACCGGCAAGCTCAACCGCGACCCAGATGTTTTGGATACTTGGTTTAGCTCTGCACTCGTCCCATTTAGCTCATTAGGTTGGCCAGAGGAAACCCCTGCGCTCAATCACTTCTTACCTTCATCAGTGTTGGTAACAGGCTTTGACATCATCTTCTTCTGGGTGGCACGCATGGTGATGATGACTTGCCACTTCACTGGCAAGGTGCCGTTTCATACGGTCTATGTTCATGGTCTTGTGCGTGATGCCGAGGGCCAAAAGATGAGTAAGTCCAAGGGCAATACCTTGGATCCGATTGACTTGATCGACGGTATTCAGATTGATGATTTAGTTAGTAAGCGAACTACAGGCTTGATGAATCCAAAGCAAGCTGAAAGTATTAGTAAAAAAACAAAAAAAGAATTTCCCGAAGGTATTCCGGCATTTGGTACAGATGCGTTGCGCTTCACCTTTGCATCCCTCGCCTCACTCGGTCGCAACATTAATTTTGATCAAAAACGCTGCGAGGGCTATCGCAACTTCTGTAACAAGCTCTGGAATGCAACACGCTTTGTTCTCATGAACTGCCCAGGTAGCGATGAAGACAATGGTTTTGCTCCATGCGATAACCAGTGTGGTCCGGATGGCTACCTGGATTTCTCACCAGCAGACCGCTGGATTGTTTCTCAACTGCAAAGAACTGAAGCCGAAGTAGCCAAAGGTTTTGAAAACTATCGCTTTGACAATATTGCGAGCAGCATCTACCAATTTGTTTGGGATGAGTATTGTGATTGGTACTTAGAGTTAGCAAAGGTACAACTGCAAACTGGAACCCCAGCACAACAACGCGCAACTCGCCGCACCTTGTTGCGTGTGCTTGAAACAATCTTGCGGATGGCGCATCCACTGATTCCATTTATCACTGAAACGCTTTGGCAAACTGTTGGCCCTAAATCTGGAAAAGATTTGGCCAAACAAGAAAAGCAAAGCATCGCACTGCAACCATACCCAGTTGCTCAAGCAGATAAGATCGATGAACAAAGCGAAGCATGGGTGGCACAAATCAAAGCGATTGTCGACGCCTGCAGAAACCTGCGTGGCGAAATGCAGGTCCCCCCAGGTCAAAAAGTACCACTCTGGATTAGTGGGCCAGAAGCCTTCCTACAAAAAGTTACCCCATATTTACTCGCACTAGCTAAATTATCTGAAGTCAAAATCTATCAAGACGAGTCTGCTTTAGAAAAAGATGCGCCAGATGCACCAATGGCGCTCGTGGGTGATCTAAAGCTTCTTCTCAAAATTGAGGTAGACGTAGGCGCTGAACGCGTTCGCCTTGGCAAGGAAATTGAGCGTCTAGCTAATGAAATCACCAAAGCTCGCAGCAAACTGGGTAATGAAAGCTTCGTTGCCAGAGCGCCAGTGGACGTTGTAGCCCAAGAAAAACAGCGTCTTGCTGGTTTTGAACAAAATCATGAGAAGCTTGTTGCACAATTAGAGCGTCTGAAATAA